One Purpureocillium takamizusanense chromosome 1, complete sequence genomic window carries:
- the LYP1 gene encoding lysine permease (EggNog:ENOG503NUN0~COG:E~antiSMASH:Cluster_1.1~SMCOG1038:phenylalanine-specific permease~TransMembrane:13 (o40-60i67-84o90-108i120-142o148-170i182-199o219-240i268-288o308-335i369-387o393-412i442-464o470-488i)) has translation MADMSTPPRLSKDRVVSEKPSEDVEAGETGLKRALQGRHLQFIAIGGTIGTGLFLGTGGALSKAGPASLLIAFFFVGIVVYSVMTGLGEMAAYMPVAGAFTVYASRFVDPTLGFAMGWIYWFSWTITYALELTAAGLIIQYWNESLSIGIWIAVFWVIFTAANFLPIRWFGELEMWFSSIKVVTIVGFIIFSICVNAGVGDQGYIGFKYWVYPGAFAEYMVSGATGKFVGFWAVLITAGFSYQGSELVGIGAGETENPGKAIPSAIRWTYWGIFTLFVTTVFFIGLNVPHDNLDLQKTSTNASASPLVIIANLAGVQVLPHIINAVLLTAVLTAANSDVYSSSRILIALAEEGHAPGFLKATNRFGTPYWSVAVCASFGLLGFLNLSKNGETVFNWLLNITAVAGFITWSLINICHLRFQKVLHAKGTSRSELPYRAPFQPYLSWFGLFFNVLILMTSGFTVFMDWDTSNFFASYISVIIFVVLYVGHKLVYRTRMVKVEDADISMGRVGI, from the coding sequence atggccgacatgTCGACTCCCCCACGATTGAGCAAGGATAGGGTCGTTAGCGAGAAGCCCAGCGAAGATGTCGAAGCTGGTGAGACCGGTCTCAAGCGCGCCCTGCAGGGCCGCCACCTGCAGTTCATCGCCATTGGCGGCACCATTGGCACGGGACTCTTTCTGGGCACAGGGGGCGCCCTGTCCAAGGCTGGCCCTGCTTCGCTGCTGATTGCCTTCTTCTTTGTCGGTATCGTTGTCTACTCCGTCATGACAGGACTGGGCGAGATGGCCGCCTACATGCCCGTCGCTGGTGCCTTCACTGTGTATGCCTCTCGCTTCGTGGATCCAACCCTAGGCTTTGCCATGGGCTGGATCTACTGGTTTAGCTGGACCATCACATATGCGCTGGAGCTCACAGCCGCGGGTCTCATCATTCAGTACTGGAATGAGAGCCTTAGCATTGGCATCTGGATCGCCGTCTTCTGGGTCATCTTCACGGCAGCAAACTTTCTTCCGATTCGATGGTTCGGTGAGCTGGAAATGTGGTTCTCGAGCATCAAGGTCGTCACCATTGTCGGATTCATCATCTTCTCCATTTGCGTcaacgccggcgtcggcgaccagGGCTACATCGGCTTCAAGTACTGGGTGTACCCCGGCGCTTTTGCCGAGTACATGGTGTCGGGCGCCACGGGCAAGTTTGTCGGCTTCTGGGCTGTGCTCATCACGGCCGGGTTCAGCTACCAGGGGTCGGAGCTGGTGGGcattggcgccggcgagacggagaaCCCGGGCAAGGCCATTCCTTCGGCCATCCGCTGGACGTACTGGGGCATCTTCACGCTCTTCGTCAcgaccgtcttcttcatTGGGCTCAACGTGCCGCACGACAACCTTGACCTCCAGAAGACGTCGACCaacgcctccgcctcgccgctcgtcatcatcgcgaATCTGGCCGGCGTGCAGGTGCTACCACACATCATCAACGCTGTGCTACTGACGGCCGTGCTCACGGCGGCCAACTCGGACGTTTACTCGAGCAGCCGCATCCTGATCGCCTTGGCAGAGGAGGGCCACGCCCCGGGCTTTCTCAAGGCGACGAACCGATTCGGCACGCCGTACTGGTCAGTGGCTGTGTGCGCATCCTTTGGGCTGCTTGGTTTCCTCAACCTGTCCAAGAACGGCGAGACGGTGTTCAACTGGCTGCTCAACATCACGGCAGTGGCCGGCTTCATCACCTGGTCGCTCATCAACATATGCCACCTGCGCTTCCAGAAGGTGCTGCACGCCAAGGGGACGTCACGGTCGGAGCTGCCGTACCGAGCGCCTTTCCAGCCGTACCTGTCGTGGTTCGGCCTGTTCTTCAATGTGCTCATTCTGATGACGAGCGGCTTCACCGTGTTCATGGACTGGGACACGAGCAACTTCTTCGCGTCCTATATTAGCGTCATCATCTTTGTTGTTTTGTATGTTGGGCACAAGCTGGTGTACAGGACCAGGATGGTCAAGGTGGAAGATGCGGACATTAGCATGGGGCGGGTGGGCATttga
- a CDS encoding uncharacterized protein (EggNog:ENOG503NV8C~antiSMASH:Cluster_1.1): MESGEAASNILDPWPTSADGNEWDGKGLLDLVQRGESPFRKSLDIRALIVEIEQSLKSSVLDIPMAYFGAHHFGFHVVLKARSDVIVRVSREDTCNRAYRGSITQQLQLLNSQFELDVYRALVPLGSPFNCGPVYHRDPVLAAARSTSSVRGVSGRRIVVFERAEGEKYDYVRWRALSAEQKSRLLREAADAAARLFEFEPSQAFSSTWMRRRASGLDFQSPPADFPASRQACEVLLKNKVRDTVQRAASNYHGMKKSQLSRLDTLEKTLQQLCSCLLPQPRSYQDENMLYRFVLDHGDFGIHNMTIAPADADNMRITSVFD; this comes from the exons ATGGAGTCGGGCGAAGCCGCAAGCAACATCCTTGACCCTTGGCCAACGTCTGCAGATGGAAATGAGTGGGACGGCAAGGGACTACTGGACCTggtccagcgcggcgagagTCCATTTAGGAAGAGTCTGGATATCCGCGCTTTGATTGTCGAGATCGAGCAGAGCCTCAAGTCGAGTGTCCTGGACATTCCCATGGCCTACTTTGGAGCGCACCACTTT GGCTTTCACGTGGTTCTCAAAGCCCGGTCCGATGTTATCGTCCGAGTGTCGCGCGAGGACACATGCAACCGGGCATATCGCGGATCGATCACGCAACAGTTGCAGCTGCTCAACAGTCAATTTGAGCTCGACGTTTACCGAGCTCTGGTACCTCTAGGGAGCCCGTTCAATTGCGGGCCGGTGTATCACCGTGATCCGGTACTTGCAGCCGCTCGTTCTACTTCCTCTGTACGCGGCGTTTCCGGTCGCAGAATAGTTGTCTTCGAAAGAGCAGAGGGCGAGAAATACGACTACGTGCGATGGCGGGCATTAAGCGCCGAACAGAAG TCTCGCCTGCTGCGAGAGGCTGCAGATGCTGCCGCGCGGCTCTTCGAATTTGAGCCATCACAAGCCTTCTCTTCCACCTGGATGCGGCGTCGGGCATCTGGCCTCGACTTCCAGTCTCCGCCTGCGGATTTCCCGGCGAGCCGCCAAGCATGTGAGGTCTTGCTTAAGAACAAAGTTCGTGACACTGTTCAACGCGCGGCGTCCAACTACCATGGCATGAAGAAGTCGCAGCTCAGTCGTCTTGATACTCTGGAAAAGACTTTACAGCAGCTCTGTTCGTGCCTTCTTCCACAGCCACGCAGCTACCAGGATGAAAATATGCTCTATCGTTTCGTTCTGGATCATGGCGACTTTGGGATACACAACATGACAATCGCACCAGCCGATGCCGACAACATGCGTATAACTTCCGTCTTTGACTAG